A DNA window from Mesorhizobium sp. C432A contains the following coding sequences:
- a CDS encoding MFS transporter, producing MQNPYSEIFRAPGAKGFAAAGFLARLPIAMAPIGIVAMLSQTRGEYWLAGAVSATFALSNAFVAPQISRLVDRLGQTRIVVPTTILTVLAFAVLIAAANQDWPVWTLFVSALAAAAMPSMPAMVRARWTEIFRGRPQMNTAFAFESAADELVYIAGASLSVGLSAALFPEAGVLVSTLFLALGSAAFILQRSTEPQVRPVNHVSSGSAIRLRPVQIITFALIFVGATFATTEVSTVAITKELGQPGAASLVIGVYALGSFVLGLVVGALNLKAPLQRQLALAVALVALGTLLPLTADTVPLLALTVFISGVAISPTFITAFGLIERHVPEAMLTEGITWVMTGIGIGMALGSFAAGAVVDEFGARNGFWVSVVSGTIALVTVLVGQRSLATRACELDGCGAAAVPAE from the coding sequence ATGCAAAACCCATACTCGGAAATCTTTCGTGCCCCTGGAGCCAAGGGGTTTGCCGCCGCGGGCTTCCTCGCGCGGCTGCCGATCGCCATGGCGCCGATCGGCATCGTGGCCATGCTGTCGCAGACACGTGGCGAATACTGGCTGGCGGGAGCTGTCTCGGCGACGTTCGCGCTGAGCAACGCTTTCGTGGCGCCGCAGATATCACGGCTGGTCGATCGCCTCGGCCAGACGCGGATCGTGGTTCCGACCACCATCCTCACCGTGCTCGCCTTCGCGGTGCTGATTGCCGCAGCCAATCAGGACTGGCCGGTGTGGACGCTGTTTGTGTCGGCACTGGCGGCCGCCGCCATGCCCAGCATGCCGGCGATGGTGCGCGCGCGCTGGACCGAGATTTTTCGCGGCCGGCCGCAGATGAACACCGCATTCGCCTTCGAATCGGCGGCGGACGAACTCGTCTACATTGCAGGCGCATCGCTGTCGGTGGGCTTGAGTGCCGCTCTGTTCCCGGAAGCCGGTGTCCTGGTCAGCACGCTATTCCTCGCCCTTGGCTCGGCAGCCTTCATCCTGCAGCGTTCGACCGAACCACAAGTGCGGCCGGTGAATCATGTCTCGAGCGGCTCGGCAATCCGGCTCAGGCCGGTGCAGATCATCACCTTCGCCCTGATCTTCGTCGGCGCCACCTTCGCGACGACGGAAGTGAGCACGGTGGCGATCACCAAGGAACTCGGCCAGCCGGGCGCCGCCAGCCTCGTCATCGGCGTCTATGCGCTGGGATCGTTCGTGCTCGGCCTCGTCGTCGGTGCGCTCAACCTGAAAGCGCCGCTGCAGCGCCAGTTGGCCCTCGCGGTCGCCCTCGTTGCGCTCGGCACATTGCTGCCGCTCACCGCCGACACGGTGCCGCTGCTGGCGCTGACCGTTTTCATCAGCGGCGTGGCGATCTCGCCAACCTTCATCACCGCCTTCGGCCTGATCGAACGCCACGTGCCGGAAGCGATGCTGACCGAAGGCATCACCTGGGTGATGACCGGCATCGGCATCGGCATGGCGCTGGGTTCGTTTGCCGCCGGCGCGGTGGTGGATGAGTTCGGCGCCAGGAACGGGTTCTGGGTCTCGGTGGTTTCAGGCACTATCGCACTGGTCACGGTGTTGGTGGGCCAGCGCAGCCTGGCCACCCGCGCCTGCGAGCTGGACGGCTGCGGTGCAGCCGCCGTTCCCGCGGAATAA
- a CDS encoding TetR/AcrR family transcriptional regulator, with the protein MHRPRKEMIAETRAKLITAARHAFGTIGYADASMDDFTASAGLTRGALYHHFGDKKGLLQAVIAEIDGEMAVRIHEIASRAPSRWQRFVDECTTYIEMALEPEIQRIMFRDGPAVLGDPAQWPNANACVGSMTDHLTALQQEGVVVPGVDPETAARLINGASSQAAQRIANSNDPEATSKTVVAAFQQLLEGLLKKQGSQPA; encoded by the coding sequence ATGCACAGACCCCGCAAGGAGATGATTGCCGAAACGCGCGCCAAGCTGATCACGGCGGCCCGCCACGCTTTCGGCACGATCGGCTATGCCGACGCGTCGATGGACGACTTCACCGCCTCGGCCGGGCTGACGCGCGGTGCGCTCTATCATCATTTCGGCGACAAGAAGGGCCTGCTGCAGGCCGTCATCGCCGAAATCGATGGCGAGATGGCCGTCCGCATCCATGAGATTGCGTCGCGGGCGCCAAGCCGCTGGCAGCGTTTCGTCGACGAATGCACGACCTATATCGAGATGGCGCTGGAGCCGGAAATCCAGCGCATCATGTTTCGCGACGGTCCGGCTGTGCTCGGCGATCCGGCGCAATGGCCGAACGCCAATGCCTGCGTCGGCTCGATGACCGATCATCTGACGGCTCTGCAGCAGGAGGGGGTGGTCGTCCCCGGCGTCGACCCCGAAACCGCCGCCCGGCTGATCAACGGCGCCAGCAGCCAGGCGGCGCAGCGCATCGCCAATTCGAACGACCCCGAAGCGACGTCGAAGACCGTGGTGG
- a CDS encoding DUF1344 domain-containing protein, whose protein sequence is MRTLIGAAAAMLLISTAAYAGQTEGLIKKVDKDALTLTLEDGKSFKLNAETDLDSLKPGMDIVIAYDVTNGENVVTDMELPDTE, encoded by the coding sequence ATGCGTACCCTGATTGGCGCTGCTGCCGCCATGTTGCTGATTTCCACCGCCGCCTATGCCGGCCAGACCGAAGGCCTGATCAAGAAGGTCGACAAGGACGCGCTGACGCTGACGCTGGAGGACGGCAAGTCCTTCAAGCTCAACGCCGAGACCGATCTCGATTCGCTGAAGCCGGGCATGGATATCGTCATTGCCTATGACGTGACGAATGGCGAGAACGTCGTCACCGACATGGAACTGCCCGACACCGAGTAA
- the aroC gene encoding chorismate synthase, whose translation MSHNTFGHLFRVTTWGESHGPSLGCVVDGCPPGIRFTRAEIQAELDKRRPGQSRFVTQRREPDEVKVLSGFILDEDGETMITTGTPVSMLIENVDQRSKDYGEIARQYRPGHADYTYEVKYGLRDHRGGGRSSARETAARVAAGALARKVVPGMVVRGALVSMGEKSIDRANWNWNFIGDVENPFFTPDPASVPVFTSYLDGIRKSGSSVGAVIEIVADGVPAGLGAPIYAKLDQDIASGLMSINAVKGVEIGNGFEAARITGEQNADEMRIGNDGKPVFLSNNAGGILGGISTGQAIVARFAVKPTSSILTPRKSIDKDGNDVDVMTKGRHDPCVGIRAVPIGEAMVACAVADHYLRHRGQTGQGLGSRD comes from the coding sequence ATGTCTCACAACACGTTCGGCCATCTGTTCCGCGTCACCACCTGGGGCGAAAGCCATGGCCCGTCGCTCGGCTGTGTCGTCGACGGCTGCCCGCCCGGGATCCGCTTCACACGGGCCGAAATCCAGGCCGAACTCGACAAGCGCCGTCCCGGCCAGTCACGTTTTGTGACCCAGCGCCGCGAGCCGGACGAGGTGAAGGTGCTGTCCGGCTTCATCCTCGACGAGGACGGCGAGACGATGATCACCACCGGCACGCCGGTCTCGATGCTGATCGAGAATGTCGACCAGCGCTCCAAGGACTATGGCGAGATTGCCCGCCAGTACCGTCCCGGCCACGCCGACTACACCTATGAAGTCAAATACGGCCTGCGCGACCATCGCGGCGGCGGTCGTTCCTCGGCGCGCGAGACGGCCGCGCGTGTGGCCGCCGGCGCGCTCGCCCGTAAGGTGGTGCCCGGAATGGTGGTGCGCGGCGCGCTGGTCTCGATGGGCGAAAAATCGATCGACCGCGCCAACTGGAACTGGAATTTCATCGGTGACGTCGAAAACCCGTTCTTCACCCCCGATCCGGCCTCCGTTCCGGTCTTCACCAGCTATCTCGACGGCATCCGCAAGTCCGGCTCCTCGGTCGGCGCGGTGATCGAGATCGTCGCTGACGGCGTGCCCGCCGGCCTTGGCGCGCCGATCTACGCCAAGCTCGACCAGGACATCGCGTCCGGCCTGATGTCGATCAACGCCGTCAAGGGCGTCGAGATCGGCAACGGTTTTGAAGCCGCCCGCATTACCGGCGAACAGAATGCCGACGAGATGCGCATCGGCAATGACGGCAAGCCGGTCTTCCTGTCCAACAATGCCGGCGGCATTCTGGGCGGCATCTCGACCGGCCAGGCGATCGTCGCCCGCTTCGCCGTCAAGCCGACCTCGTCGATCCTGACGCCGCGCAAATCCATCGACAAGGACGGCAACGACGTCGACGTCATGACCAAGGGCCGCCACGATCCCTGCGTCGGCATCCGTGCCGTGCCGATCGGCGAAGCCATGGTTGCCTGTGCCGTCGCCGACCATTATCTCCGGCACCGGGGACAGACAGGCCAGGGATTAGGCAGTAGGGATTAG
- the ribB gene encoding 3,4-dihydroxy-2-butanone-4-phosphate synthase: MPYDQKKIVEAIRAFERGEIVVVMDDDGRENEGDLIVAAVHCSPEKMAFIIRHTSGIVCTPMPREEAKRLNLQPMVADNDSAHTTAFTVSVDFKHGTTTGISAEDRTLTVRNLANGNVGGSDFVRPGHIFPLIAREGGVLMRSGHTEAAVDLCRLAGLPPVGVISELVNDDGTVKRGPQVASFAEEHGLKQVSVADLIAYRQRKETLVERVACSEIDTLGGKAQVFTYTLPWDSMHHVAVVFGDIRDGEDVPVRLHSEDVVTDVFGTSHRLDAIMKAMGERKRGVIVYLREGSVGVAHQERNRPMSADREDHEEARRRENEWREIGLGAQILKDLGISSINLIASRERHYVGLEGFGIHIAKTEIF; this comes from the coding sequence ATGCCATACGATCAGAAGAAAATCGTCGAAGCCATCCGCGCCTTCGAGCGCGGCGAGATCGTCGTCGTCATGGACGATGACGGGCGTGAGAACGAGGGCGACCTGATCGTTGCCGCCGTGCATTGCAGCCCGGAGAAAATGGCCTTCATCATCCGTCACACCTCCGGCATCGTCTGCACGCCGATGCCGCGCGAGGAGGCCAAGCGGCTCAATCTGCAGCCGATGGTCGCCGACAATGATTCCGCCCACACCACGGCCTTTACCGTCAGCGTCGATTTCAAGCATGGCACCACCACCGGCATTTCGGCCGAGGACCGCACGCTGACCGTGCGCAACCTGGCCAACGGCAATGTCGGCGGTTCGGATTTCGTGCGGCCCGGCCACATTTTTCCACTGATCGCGAGGGAAGGCGGCGTGCTGATGCGTTCGGGCCATACCGAAGCCGCCGTCGACCTGTGCAGACTTGCCGGCCTGCCGCCGGTTGGCGTGATCTCGGAGCTGGTCAATGACGACGGCACCGTCAAGCGCGGCCCGCAGGTTGCGAGCTTTGCCGAGGAACACGGCCTCAAGCAGGTCTCGGTCGCCGACCTCATCGCCTACCGGCAGCGCAAGGAAACGCTGGTCGAACGCGTCGCCTGCTCCGAAATCGACACACTCGGCGGCAAGGCACAGGTCTTTACCTACACGCTGCCCTGGGATTCCATGCACCATGTCGCGGTCGTTTTCGGCGACATCCGTGACGGCGAGGACGTGCCGGTGCGGCTGCATTCGGAGGATGTGGTGACCGACGTGTTCGGCACCAGCCACCGGCTCGACGCCATTATGAAGGCGATGGGCGAACGCAAGCGCGGCGTCATCGTTTACCTCCGAGAGGGTTCGGTCGGCGTCGCCCATCAGGAGCGCAACCGGCCGATGAGTGCCGACCGTGAGGACCACGAAGAGGCCCGCCGCCGTGAGAACGAGTGGCGAGAAATCGGCCTCGGCGCGCAGATTCTCAAGGATCTCGGCATCTCCTCGATCAATTTGATCGCCTCGCGCGAACGCCACTATGTCGGGCTTGAGGGCTTTGGCATTCATATCGCCAAGACCGAGATTTTCTAG